The sequence below is a genomic window from bacterium 336/3.
CCTCTAATATCATGTGCTGAACGATATACAAATTGGTCTAACTCATGGTTGGTTTTTTGAAGGCTATCTATTAAAATTTTATTTTGTTTTTTTAGCTCTGCTATTTCTAAAGCATGATCAATGGTCTCTTTAAGTTCTTCGGCTTTCCATGGTTTAGAAATGTATTTGAAAATTCGTCCTTTGTTAATGGCTGTAATAATAGCATCCAAGTCTGAATAACCCGTTAGCAGAATGCGTGTTACATCAGGAAATTGATGATTAATTCTTTCTAAAAACTCCACACCTGTCGTTCTTGGCATTCGTTGATCAGTAATCACTAACTGAATGGGAATTTTCTCCATTATTTCAAGTCCTTCATCTGCGGAATTTGCTAAATAAATTTCATAATGCCTTCTGAATACAGCTTTGAAGCTACTGAGATTTTTGGGCTCATCATCTATATAAAGTATTAGCTTTCTTTGCTCTATGGATTCTGACATAATTTAGTGATAAATAATAAACGAATAAAAGCGAAGCTATGAAAATAAGCGAATATTCACAAAAATTTAATACTCAAATTTAACAGGCATAATTTTTGATGTAAAAAGTATAAGTTTTTCTTGTAAATAAGAAAATAACTTTTTACACTTGTGACATAATCTAAAACATCATATAAATGCTTTTAAGTAACCCACATATTGCAATTACAATCTGCCAAACTCTAGAGGTTGGACTGATTTGCCGTATGTCAAAGGTCTATTCTACTATTCGGGTGAAAATAAAAAAGCGTTTTTTCTTTTAAGTTGATTTAAAAACAAACGTTTAATAAAAGCCCGAACTGCTCATAGTTCGGGCTTTTTCTTTATAAAGATTTTTTAACTCTAAATTTTATTTTATGAACAATTTTAACGAAAAGGGTACAAAGTGCCCTACTTTATGGAAAGGTGTAGATAGCTTAGTGCAAAACCAAGCTATGAGCGAAAATGTAGTTTATTCTCCACGTCCTGACTGTGGCAATGACACACCAGAGCCTGAGGAGAAAACTACAGACTCAGAGGATTATGATGCTTTGGGGACATTATTGGGAAGTATTATTGGCCTATTTACAAATGTTACATTCAAAGATTGGTTACATACAGGCTAATTATTACAAAAGCTCTCCATCAGGAGAGCTTTTGTATTTCTTTCCAAAAATGAGGGTAGGATTTCTTTACCACTTCATCAGCTTGTTCTATTTCCAAAAGATACAACATAGCTAAAGGAGCAAATGCCATAGCCATTCGGTGGTCTTCGTAGGTATTAATTTGTGTATTATCAATATTTTGAACTTCTTTAACTTTTCTTAACAACCAACTCCCATCTGTTTGCTCTTGAAAATCAAAGCCAAATTTAGCGACTTCATTCTTTAGGGCCAGTAAGCGATTTGTTTCTTTGATTTTAAGGCTTTCTACTCCTTTTGCTAAAAAACTAATATTTTTGGCTACACACAACGCTACAATGGTTTGAGCTAAATCGGGACAATGCGTAAAATCATAGCTTTGATTATTTTCTACTGAATTTTCAGTTTTAGTAATCAAAATCCCATCTTTCTCAAATTTGGTTTCTACACCAAAGTTCTTCATAATTTCTACAATTGCTTTATCACCTTGTAGTGAGGTTTCTTTCAAATGTGGTAAAAAGATGGTCGCTTTTTCGGAAATAGCTACTACACTATACCAATAACTTGCTGCTGACCAATCTGCTTCAATTGTATAAGCTTGTAGCTGATATTTTTGTGGTTCGATATGAATTTCATGATTGTTCCAAATATGATGTATCCCAAAATGGCTCATCAAGGCAAGTGTCATTTCGATATAAGGCTTGGAAGCCACTGCATTTTTAAGGGTTATTTCTAAACCTTGTTCCAACACTGGAGCTATCATTAATAAAGCTGAAATATATTGACTACTTATATTGCTTTCAACTTCTATCTGCTTTTTGGTTTGTTTAAAATGTTTAATATGAATAGGTGGAAAGCCCCTTTTTTCAAGATATTCTATTTCAGCACCTAAATCCATAAGAGCCTCAACTAAAATATGAATGGGGCGTTCTTTCATTCTAGGCGTTCCAGTCAAGATTGTTTCTCTATTAGTAACGGTACAAAAAGCTGTCAAGAAACGCATGGTTGTTCCAGCATCCAATACATCTAAAGTTTTGTCTTTGGATGCCAACAAACGCTGTAATGTCTGGGTATCTCTTGCCTCCGAAATATTAGATAGTTGTGTGTTCTGAACTTCAACACCTTGAAATTGAGCCAATGCTTCAATAAGTAAAGTTCTATTACTTTCACTTTTGGAGGCTGGTAATTCTATGGTTTCTTTGATATTTTTTTTCGAAATAGATAAATACATAAATATGTTTAAAGATATTTTCTCAAAAGTAAGATTTTTACAAATATTTTCAATTTTCTTATATAAATTGCCTTAAAATTGAAATACTAATGGAAATTAAAGTTTTATTTGTTTGTTTAGGAAATATTTGCCGTTCACCACTTGCTGAGGGTGTTTTTTTAGAACTCATCAAAGAAGCTGAATTGAATGATAAAATCAAAGTAGATTCAGCAGGTACATCAGCTTATCATATCGGCGAACTCGCTGATTACAGAACTCGTCAAACAGCTGAACAACATGGAATAAAACTCACACACAAAGCCAGACAAGTACAAAAAGAAGATTTTCAGCTATTTGATTATGTTTTAGCTGCTGATAAATCGAATTATAATAATTTGAAAGTTTTTCAATCTGCAAATGACAGGGCTTCTTTGCATTTAATCAGGGAATGGGAAGGTAAAAATCTGGAAGTTCCTGACCCTTATTATGGTACACTCAAAGATTTTGAAGAGGGTTATCAAATATTAAAAAAAACTCTCAAGCCTTTTTTGGAGTATTTGAGAGCTTGTCATGGTATATAATTTTTTTAAGCACTAATTAAATCTAACTCTTCTATTTTCTCTTTTACTTTTTCCATGAGCCACATAGGAGTAGAAGTTGCTCCACAGATTCCTACTTTGTCTTCAGGAGAGAACCATATAGGCTGTATTTCTTGCTCATCCTCAACAAAGTAACTCTTTATATTATATCTTTGGCATACCAGAAACAAAGATTTCCCATTGGAGCTTTTTTTACCACTTACAAAAATAATTACATCATTGTCTTGAGAGAATTTCTCTAATTGAGGTTCTCTGTTCGACACTTGTCGACAAATACTATCATTGGCATCAAATAGAGCTAAATTTTCCGTAAATCCTTTTTCTTCAATACGTTTTTCAATCAACTCCTTCATTTTATAGAAGCCCTCTGTACTTTTGGTTGTTTGACTAAATAAAACGATTGGCTTGGAATAATCTATCAAGTCTAAATCTTCTTCAGTTGTAACGATAATAGCTTCTTTATTGGTTTGTCCTGAAAGGCCAATCACTTCAGCATGTCCTTTTTTACCATAAATCACAATTTGCCCTTGCATTTCTTTGGCTTTATCGTATGCCGATTTTATTCGATTTTGTAATTTGAGAACTACAGGACAAGAAGCATCTATGAGTTCTATATTATTTTGAAGTGCTATTTGATAAGTTTCTGGGGGTTCACCATGGGCTCTGATGAGGACTTTACAGTCGTGAATGGTGGCTAATTGTTCTCTATCAATAATAGTAAGTCCTTTTTGGGCTAGCCTTTTTACTTCTTTGTCATTGTGTACAATATCGCCCAGACAATATAGTTTCTGAGATTCTTGTAATTCCTCTTCTGCCATTGTGATAGCATACTCTACTCCAAAACAATATCCAGAGTTTTTATCAATATTAACTTTCATTATTGCGTCTTTAAAAGCATTAAGGTAAAAAATGCAATCTTTGTTCAATCTTATAACAAATTCTTTGCCTTTTTTTGTTCATTTTGGTACAAAGTTATAAAAAAAATAAGTCGGTTGTAGAACCGACTTATTTTTTATTCTTCTCTATTTAATATTCTATGTTATTTTTCTTTAATTCCATCAAAACTACCAGAACCAGCCGTTTTAGGAAATGAGTTGTTATTGGCATCTGTATCAGTTGTTTCCAAACTTGGATCCAAACGGAATGAAGAAACTTCTTTATCAGTAGCTATCATTCTGAATATTTCCTTGTGGTTCATACGCCAAATCTCAGCTGGGAAACGTTCAACTTGCTTTGTACCATCTTTATAAGTTACTTCTACAATCAGAGGCATTACCAGTTCTCCATTATTTTTCACTTTCAAAACATAAAAGTTTTTGTTTGGAGAAAGAGATTTTTTTTCAGCATCACTTAATATGATACCATTTTCTTCCATTCTTTTTACAGCATTGCCTAACTTTACTTCTTTAGTAGGGAAAGCCGAAGCTGTAGGCAAAGATTGTCCATTTTCTAAAATCTTATACAACGTAACTGACTCAAGACTAGGCTCATAGAAATCTACTGTATAGAACCAACCTCTCCAGAACCAATCTAAGTCAACTCCAGAAGCATCTTCCATAGTACGGAAGAAATCAGCAGGCTCAGGATGTCTAAATTTCCATTTATTTGAATATTGTTTGAAAGCATAATCAAATAAGTCTTTACCCATAACTGTCTCACGAAGTACATTCAGAGCTGTAGCAGGTTTACCATAAGCATTGTTTCCGAATTGTTTTACTTGCTCAGAGTTTGTCATAATAGGTACTTGAGTATCAGCAGCAGATTTCATATAACCTACAATATTAGCGGCAGGACCTCTACGAGAAGGATAAGGACGTTTTAAATCTTTTGTCCAAGCTACTTCAGGCAATTCTTGTTCTGCTCTAAATTGTAAGAAAGAGTTCAAACCTTCATCCATCCAAGACCACTGACGCTCATCAGAGTTGATAATCATAGGGAAGTAATTGTGTCCTACTTCATGAATAATTACAGAAACCATTGCATATTTTGTTCTATCGTTGGCATCTGCATTTTTCTTACGGTCTTCTTCTGTTGCATTTGCAGGCATAGGAATTGGTCTTCCTCCATTGAAGCAAATCATAGGATATTCCATACCAAATACAGGTCCATGAACAGAAATAGCTACTGGATAAGGATAATCAATACTATATTTTGAGTAAATATTGAGTGTATGAGCTACAGTCCATGTAGATTTTTCACCCCAAAGTGGGTTACCTTCTTTAGGGTAATAAGACATTGCCCAAACTTTTTTACCACCATTATCTACTTGGAATGCATCCCAAATAAATTTACGAGAGCTAGCCCATGCAAAATCACGAACATTTTGAGCTTTATAAGTCCAGGTTTTGCGTTCAGTTGCTTTTTTCTTTTCAGACTGAACAGCCTCATCTTGTGTTACGATGACTGTAGGTTCTTTAGCTGTTTTTGCTTTTTCCCAACGTTGTAGTTGAGCTGGTGTAAGTAAAGATGACGCATTTTGTAATTCTCCAGTAGCTGCCACCACATGGTCAGCAGGAACATTGATATTTACTTCATAGTCACCAAATACCAAAGCAAACTCACCACGACCTAAGAATTGTTTGTGTTGCCAGCCATATACATCGCTATATACACACATACG
It includes:
- a CDS encoding 3-phosphoshikimate 1-carboxyvinyltransferase is translated as MYLSISKKNIKETIELPASKSESNRTLLIEALAQFQGVEVQNTQLSNISEARDTQTLQRLLASKDKTLDVLDAGTTMRFLTAFCTVTNRETILTGTPRMKERPIHILVEALMDLGAEIEYLEKRGFPPIHIKHFKQTKKQIEVESNISSQYISALLMIAPVLEQGLEITLKNAVASKPYIEMTLALMSHFGIHHIWNNHEIHIEPQKYQLQAYTIEADWSAASYWYSVVAISEKATIFLPHLKETSLQGDKAIVEIMKNFGVETKFEKDGILITKTENSVENNQSYDFTHCPDLAQTIVALCVAKNISFLAKGVESLKIKETNRLLALKNEVAKFGFDFQEQTDGSWLLRKVKEVQNIDNTQINTYEDHRMAMAFAPLAMLYLLEIEQADEVVKKSYPHFWKEIQKLS
- a CDS encoding 4-hydroxy-3-methylbut-2-enyl diphosphate reductase, which codes for MKVNIDKNSGYCFGVEYAITMAEEELQESQKLYCLGDIVHNDKEVKRLAQKGLTIIDREQLATIHDCKVLIRAHGEPPETYQIALQNNIELIDASCPVVLKLQNRIKSAYDKAKEMQGQIVIYGKKGHAEVIGLSGQTNKEAIIVTTEEDLDLIDYSKPIVLFSQTTKSTEGFYKMKELIEKRIEEKGFTENLALFDANDSICRQVSNREPQLEKFSQDNDVIIFVSGKKSSNGKSLFLVCQRYNIKSYFVEDEQEIQPIWFSPEDKVGICGATSTPMWLMEKVKEKIEELDLISA
- a CDS encoding aminopeptidase — translated: MQAQVLGSKFEQLDYLLPTPNNYRTADGSPGHEYWQQKADYKINVTLDDTKQWVKGSETITYYNNSPNELRYLWLQLDQNMFSKESNTYKSESFDLDGNSGRNLLGWASSTNSPHGFMISNVKDSKGGLLKYTENYTMMRIDLPEPLKKGQKFTFSLEWSFYVIDANKMGGRGGYEYFPADGNYLYEMAQWFPRMCVYSDVYGWQHKQFLGRGEFALVFGDYEVNINVPADHVVAATGELQNASSLLTPAQLQRWEKAKTAKEPTVIVTQDEAVQSEKKKATERKTWTYKAQNVRDFAWASSRKFIWDAFQVDNGGKKVWAMSYYPKEGNPLWGEKSTWTVAHTLNIYSKYSIDYPYPVAISVHGPVFGMEYPMICFNGGRPIPMPANATEEDRKKNADANDRTKYAMVSVIIHEVGHNYFPMIINSDERQWSWMDEGLNSFLQFRAEQELPEVAWTKDLKRPYPSRRGPAANIVGYMKSAADTQVPIMTNSEQVKQFGNNAYGKPATALNVLRETVMGKDLFDYAFKQYSNKWKFRHPEPADFFRTMEDASGVDLDWFWRGWFYTVDFYEPSLESVTLYKILENGQSLPTASAFPTKEVKLGNAVKRMEENGIILSDAEKKSLSPNKNFYVLKVKNNGELVMPLIVEVTYKDGTKQVERFPAEIWRMNHKEIFRMIATDKEVSSFRLDPSLETTDTDANNNSFPKTAGSGSFDGIKEK